In Shewanella sp. VB17, a single genomic region encodes these proteins:
- a CDS encoding DUF692 domain-containing protein has product MTKTALTHDFLGFGLGLRTQHFDHVLQHRPNIDWFEILSENYMVAGGKPRYYLEAIAEQYPVVMHGVSMSIGSTDPIDMTYLTALKKLANEVQPKWISDHICWTSIHGVNSHDLLPLPYTEETINHVAERVRIVQDFLGRRILLENVSSYLSYKDSTMDEWTFLNAVSEQADCLVLLDINNIYVSARNHHFDPITYLNKISPHRVQQFHLAGHSDYGDYVIDTHDHDVPNSVWELYRAALTRFGAVSTMIERDGHIPEFSALEQELQIARDIANKTLPNLSLSSAQHSTNITHQDVHYEIKRVTNATNDQT; this is encoded by the coding sequence GTGACAAAAACGGCACTAACACACGATTTTCTCGGCTTCGGATTAGGATTAAGAACCCAGCACTTTGATCATGTCCTTCAACATCGTCCTAACATAGATTGGTTTGAAATATTATCTGAAAATTATATGGTTGCAGGAGGTAAACCAAGATATTATCTTGAGGCGATAGCTGAACAATACCCTGTTGTTATGCACGGTGTGTCAATGTCAATTGGCAGTACCGATCCTATCGATATGACATATCTAACCGCATTAAAAAAATTAGCCAATGAAGTGCAACCAAAATGGATCTCAGATCATATTTGTTGGACCTCAATTCACGGTGTAAACAGCCATGATCTACTCCCTTTACCTTATACAGAGGAGACAATTAACCATGTCGCTGAGCGTGTCCGTATCGTACAGGACTTTCTAGGAAGGCGCATTTTGTTAGAAAATGTCTCAAGCTACCTCTCTTATAAAGACTCAACCATGGATGAATGGACTTTCCTTAACGCGGTTTCAGAGCAAGCTGATTGCCTTGTGCTACTGGATATTAACAATATTTACGTTAGTGCTAGAAACCATCATTTCGATCCCATCACTTACCTTAACAAAATATCTCCTCATCGAGTACAACAATTCCATCTGGCTGGACATTCCGACTATGGCGATTATGTTATCGATACCCATGATCATGATGTTCCAAACAGCGTTTGGGAACTTTACCGTGCCGCCTTAACACGCTTTGGAGCGGTCAGCACTATGATAGAGAGAGACGGTCATATTCCTGAGTTTTCTGCACTGGAGCAGGAATTACAGATTGCTCGAGATATCGCAAATAAAACTTTGCCTAATTTGTCATTAAGTTCAGCTCAGCACAGCACAAACATTACACATCAGGATGTACACTATGAAATTAAAAGAGTTACCAATGCTACTAATGATCAGACTTAA
- a CDS encoding universal stress protein, protein MRTRQVLCPTDFSETASHALKYAIEMANLYHVNIRLLHVMSEGNRLHHYGTVLEKSSDLEHKHVIPLRQKTTQLAGEIAEYLDEGLKVIPVIRRGDVVAQIIEESVEQQVGMIVIGSHGYKGISHLLNPNVSEVISNKAHCPVLVVK, encoded by the coding sequence ATGCGTACTCGTCAGGTATTATGCCCAACCGATTTCTCTGAAACAGCCTCTCATGCACTAAAATATGCAATAGAAATGGCTAATTTATATCATGTGAATATTCGGCTGTTACATGTCATGAGTGAAGGTAATAGGTTACATCATTATGGCACAGTGTTGGAAAAATCATCAGATCTTGAGCATAAACATGTGATCCCATTACGTCAGAAAACCACCCAATTAGCAGGAGAAATAGCGGAATATTTAGATGAGGGATTAAAGGTTATTCCAGTGATAAGGAGAGGAGATGTGGTGGCACAAATCATAGAAGAGAGTGTTGAGCAACAGGTCGGCATGATAGTCATTGGAAGTCATGGCTATAAAGGTATATCACACCTACTAAATCCCAATGTCTCAGAGGTCATCAGTAATAAAGCTCATTGTCCTGTGCTCGTGGTAAAATAG
- a CDS encoding Fis family transcriptional regulator, which yields MKKTDKKIENSIRETLTLVCETAQNNVDGFEWLTHSVHYGNVEASMRITCIFDTNSALSNIKISKHDEYLYQLIKQALSSIDIHIKDIKHHVYFDTEENCIDKHNGKWRKRLAH from the coding sequence ATGAAAAAGACAGATAAAAAGATTGAGAACAGTATCAGAGAGACTTTGACTCTAGTGTGTGAAACCGCTCAGAATAATGTAGATGGTTTTGAATGGCTTACTCATAGCGTTCACTACGGTAATGTCGAAGCTTCTATGCGTATTACCTGTATCTTTGATACTAACTCAGCTCTTAGTAATATAAAAATATCTAAGCATGATGAGTATCTTTATCAGCTGATTAAACAAGCCCTTTCCTCAATCGATATACACATCAAAGACATTAAGCATCATGTCTATTTTGATACGGAAGAGAACTGCATTGATAAACATAATGGAAAATGGCGAAAACGATTAGCCCATTAA
- a CDS encoding serine protease: MKNNNLCLLFGFTLLASGSSFADDNKHHTSSPIIANVVNTDFNLSPFIGLLSTQHERHLTLYQSDANFIKVHFSQFNIPDNAWVTVSNLAGTEVYRYDNKTGTKRTFSQSAGENGVNQFSSMSIFGDTAIVTLHLPDVNTWRSEHGIKVDHFFAGNEENDSSGSDFSPITSNAESQLFPDSVDKLSTCGVNERRDVQCWAGDYSNEFDRSRPVARLLMGGRGLCTAWRVGDSNHMFTNNHCMSTQNEVENSEIWFNYQYLECNGRVLDKVVKVTGAQLLDTDYNLDYSLFTVNDFADITQFGYFGLDVRTPEKGEQIFIPQHGAGNPKELSIESDQNAGGLCQIDTAMTGGRGTNTDTGYYCDTTGGSSGSPVLASSSNSVIALHHFGGCENQGVRIDLIWPKVANFFNNNIPCGDDNDSCDNPDPIAKQLVSGVPVVDLSDVRSSEVLYVLTTEEDNLTISVQLTGSSGDADLYVAKNRLPTRVDYDCRPYKSTSNESCEIVLQSSGKVYIMLHGYSSYDGVTLTATATQQQEP; encoded by the coding sequence ATGAAAAACAACAATCTCTGTCTGCTTTTTGGTTTCACATTATTGGCCTCAGGGTCATCATTCGCCGATGACAATAAACACCATACAAGTAGTCCAATTATTGCAAATGTCGTTAATACAGATTTTAATCTTTCTCCCTTTATAGGCCTTCTATCTACTCAACATGAGCGTCATTTAACACTCTATCAAAGTGATGCTAATTTTATTAAGGTTCACTTTAGTCAGTTCAATATTCCTGACAATGCATGGGTCACAGTGTCCAATTTGGCAGGAACTGAAGTATACCGTTATGATAATAAAACAGGTACTAAACGCACGTTTAGTCAGTCTGCAGGCGAAAATGGTGTTAATCAGTTTTCTAGCATGTCGATATTCGGAGATACAGCAATTGTTACGTTGCACTTACCAGATGTGAATACATGGCGTTCTGAGCATGGTATCAAAGTCGACCATTTTTTTGCTGGTAATGAAGAGAATGATTCATCTGGCTCTGATTTTTCACCGATAACCAGTAACGCTGAAAGTCAGCTGTTTCCTGATAGTGTCGATAAATTGTCTACTTGTGGTGTAAATGAACGCCGTGACGTGCAATGCTGGGCTGGAGACTATTCTAATGAATTTGATCGCAGTAGACCGGTAGCACGTTTGTTGATGGGAGGACGTGGTCTGTGTACGGCTTGGCGTGTTGGTGACAGTAATCATATGTTTACCAATAATCATTGTATGTCAACGCAGAATGAAGTTGAAAATAGTGAAATTTGGTTCAATTATCAATATCTTGAGTGTAATGGTAGGGTGCTGGATAAAGTGGTTAAGGTGACAGGGGCTCAGCTGCTAGATACGGATTATAATTTAGACTACAGTCTATTTACTGTTAATGATTTTGCTGATATTACTCAATTTGGCTACTTCGGTCTTGATGTTCGCACACCTGAAAAAGGTGAACAAATCTTTATTCCTCAGCATGGTGCTGGCAACCCTAAAGAACTTTCGATAGAGAGCGATCAAAATGCGGGTGGTTTATGTCAGATAGACACGGCAATGACTGGAGGACGTGGTACTAATACCGATACTGGTTATTACTGTGACACAACAGGAGGATCTTCAGGATCACCAGTATTGGCTAGCAGCAGTAATAGTGTGATCGCATTACATCATTTTGGTGGTTGTGAAAATCAAGGGGTAAGAATTGACTTAATTTGGCCTAAAGTGGCCAATTTCTTTAATAATAATATTCCCTGTGGTGATGATAATGACAGTTGTGATAACCCAGATCCCATTGCAAAACAATTAGTATCAGGTGTTCCAGTGGTCGATCTGAGTGATGTAAGAAGCAGTGAAGTACTGTATGTACTGACAACAGAGGAGGACAATCTTACGATTAGCGTTCAACTGACTGGTAGCTCTGGTGATGCTGATTTATATGTGGCGAAAAATAGGCTCCCTACCCGAGTTGATTATGATTGTCGTCCTTATAAATCAACAAGCAATGAAAGTTGTGAAATAGTACTTCAATCTTCAGGTAAGGTTTATATCATGCTTCATGGCTACTCCAGCTATGATGGTGTGACATTAACAGCTACGGCAACCCAGCAGCAAGAGCCTTAG
- the leuA gene encoding 2-isopropylmalate synthase, whose amino-acid sequence MSNHINHHLSFNHKKYRAFTPIQKVDRRWPNQTIRVAPQWCSVDLRDGNQALIEPMSPNQKLEMFKLLVDVGFKEIEVGFPAASAPDFDFVRQLIEQNLVPDDVTIQVLTQAREPLIARSFEALKGAKNAIVHLYNSTSKVQREQVFRKSRDEIKAIAIQGAKWVRDFSIQQPETNWSFQYSPESFTGTEMDYAVEVCDAVIDIWQPTPEKKVIINLPATVEVSTPNVYADQIEWVCDNISHRQSVTICLHTHNDRGCGVAAAELGVLAGADRIEGTLLGNGERTGNMDIVTMAMNIYSQGIDPKLNFSDMDRIITTVESCTQLAVHPRHAYAGELVFAAFSGSHQDAINKCMTIDIEQRKTDPDAHWQVAYLPIDPRDLGRTYQQVIRINSQSGKGGVAYVLEQDYGIEMPRWMQVDFSPYVQTFAEDSEGEVSSQLLYDIFSKTYLSPLQNTKINSYQLSREGNIDKLHAEVLGIDGIVAIRGEGKGLLGAFVKGLSEVIASDIVLIDYSEHALPRKMGAKNEQVEAIAYVQLSIKGTRYCGAAQCEDIVTASMQAVLNALSKSHHIMASTINLA is encoded by the coding sequence GTGTCTAATCATATCAATCATCACTTAAGTTTTAACCATAAAAAATACCGCGCTTTTACGCCAATACAGAAAGTAGATAGGCGCTGGCCTAATCAAACTATTCGGGTAGCACCGCAGTGGTGTAGTGTAGACTTACGTGATGGAAATCAAGCATTAATTGAGCCTATGAGCCCCAATCAAAAGCTGGAAATGTTTAAACTATTAGTCGATGTCGGTTTTAAAGAAATTGAAGTAGGTTTTCCAGCAGCTTCGGCCCCTGATTTTGACTTTGTACGCCAGTTAATTGAGCAAAATTTAGTTCCAGATGACGTAACCATTCAAGTATTAACCCAGGCACGTGAGCCGCTAATTGCACGCAGTTTTGAGGCCTTAAAAGGTGCAAAAAATGCGATTGTTCATTTGTATAATTCGACTTCTAAAGTTCAGCGGGAGCAAGTGTTTAGAAAATCGCGTGATGAAATTAAGGCGATTGCTATACAGGGTGCCAAATGGGTCCGTGACTTCTCTATACAGCAGCCTGAAACGAATTGGTCTTTTCAATATTCACCAGAGAGTTTTACCGGTACAGAAATGGATTACGCGGTAGAGGTGTGCGATGCAGTGATTGATATTTGGCAACCCACGCCTGAAAAGAAAGTGATTATTAATTTACCCGCCACTGTTGAGGTATCAACTCCTAATGTTTATGCGGATCAAATAGAATGGGTTTGTGACAATATTAGCCATCGTCAATCAGTCACCATTTGTTTGCATACACATAATGATCGAGGTTGTGGTGTCGCTGCTGCTGAATTAGGAGTGCTTGCTGGTGCAGATCGTATCGAAGGCACTTTATTAGGTAATGGTGAGCGTACTGGTAATATGGATATTGTGACCATGGCAATGAATATTTATAGCCAAGGTATTGATCCAAAGTTAAATTTTTCAGACATGGATCGTATCATTACGACTGTAGAGTCGTGCACGCAATTAGCTGTACATCCACGTCATGCGTATGCTGGAGAGCTGGTCTTTGCTGCATTTTCGGGGAGCCATCAAGATGCGATTAATAAATGCATGACTATAGATATTGAGCAGCGTAAAACGGATCCTGATGCACATTGGCAAGTGGCTTATTTACCCATAGATCCTCGTGATTTAGGGCGTACATATCAACAAGTGATACGAATTAATAGTCAATCAGGTAAAGGGGGCGTTGCGTACGTGCTTGAACAAGATTACGGCATCGAAATGCCACGTTGGATGCAAGTCGATTTCAGTCCGTATGTTCAAACGTTTGCAGAAGATAGTGAAGGTGAAGTGTCATCTCAGCTGCTTTACGATATATTTTCGAAAACCTATTTAAGTCCACTACAAAATACTAAGATAAACAGTTATCAACTGAGTCGTGAAGGTAATATTGATAAATTACACGCTGAGGTATTGGGTATTGATGGCATCGTTGCGATTCGTGGAGAAGGCAAAGGCTTATTAGGGGCCTTTGTTAAAGGATTAAGTGAAGTCATTGCAAGCGATATTGTCCTAATTGATTATAGCGAACATGCATTACCCCGAAAAATGGGAGCGAAAAACGAACAAGTAGAGGCCATAGCCTATGTGCAACTTAGTATTAAAGGCACGCGTTATTGTGGCGCAGCTCAATGTGAAGATATTGTCACTGCATCGATGCAGGCAGTATTAAACGCGTTAAGTAAGAGTCATCATATCATGGCAAGCACCATCAACTTGGCTTAG
- a CDS encoding TetR/AcrR family transcriptional regulator produces the protein MRNAEFDREKVLRSAMTAFMDKGYGKTSMQDLTKATGLHPGSIYCAFDNKRGLLLAALEQYKIDRNIEFQYFFSGNRPVLVELKAYLDNTVQECISCEAAKSCLLTKALNEMAQQDEEVQKIITDNLVNWQQGLANIFELAQVKGELTSKRDSQHLARFLAMGIYGLRTFAHTHPQAEVLQELAEQLFLDICA, from the coding sequence ATGCGTAATGCCGAGTTTGATAGAGAAAAAGTACTGAGATCTGCCATGACCGCATTTATGGACAAAGGTTACGGCAAAACAAGTATGCAAGATCTAACTAAAGCCACGGGCTTACATCCGGGTTCTATCTATTGTGCATTCGATAATAAACGTGGCCTTTTGTTAGCTGCTTTAGAACAATATAAAATTGATAGAAATATTGAATTTCAGTATTTTTTTTCTGGCAATAGACCGGTATTAGTTGAACTAAAAGCTTATCTGGATAATACCGTTCAGGAGTGCATCAGTTGTGAAGCAGCAAAATCCTGCTTACTGACAAAAGCCCTCAACGAAATGGCTCAGCAAGATGAAGAAGTACAGAAAATTATTACCGATAACCTAGTAAACTGGCAACAAGGGCTAGCAAATATCTTTGAGCTAGCTCAAGTAAAAGGTGAACTCACTTCTAAGCGTGATAGCCAACATTTAGCACGTTTTTTAGCTATGGGAATTTATGGTTTAAGGACCTTTGCACACACTCATCCTCAAGCTGAAGTTCTGCAAGAATTAGCCGAGCAACTGTTTCTAGATATCTGTGCATAG
- a CDS encoding nuclease-related domain-containing protein yields the protein MDFNLITGFLYNALYFTVSLLIIIGVFKRPYFNVLLSDFIITFMLRLFFNKNKYHLISGLKLFSDAGVTKVDYVFVSVYGIFVIDKNNVKGRVFGSKNKNEWTLKINKSLSKFTNPIVTSNKKSQVLADFLNINSDSVYPVVIFVGDSDFKTKMPENVTHLGGIIRFVKSKQTEVFTSEETAVIINNFEKCKVNKEIITNKGKVVHVKSVMLSK from the coding sequence ATGGATTTTAATTTAATAACAGGCTTTTTATACAATGCTCTATATTTTACTGTTTCACTATTGATAATTATAGGTGTATTTAAGCGTCCTTATTTTAATGTATTGTTAAGTGATTTTATAATTACATTTATGCTTAGATTATTTTTTAATAAAAATAAATATCATTTAATTAGTGGTTTAAAGCTTTTTTCGGATGCAGGGGTTACTAAGGTTGATTATGTCTTTGTGTCAGTATACGGTATTTTCGTTATAGATAAAAATAATGTAAAAGGTCGAGTTTTTGGATCTAAAAATAAAAATGAATGGACACTGAAAATAAACAAAAGCTTAAGTAAGTTTACAAATCCTATTGTAACAAGCAATAAAAAAAGTCAAGTTTTAGCGGATTTTCTCAATATCAATTCAGATTCAGTTTATCCTGTTGTTATTTTTGTTGGTGATAGTGATTTTAAAACTAAAATGCCTGAAAATGTTACTCATTTAGGCGGTATAATAAGGTTTGTTAAGTCAAAACAAACCGAAGTGTTTACCAGTGAAGAAACTGCTGTCATTATAAATAATTTTGAGAAATGTAAAGTTAATAAAGAAATTATAACGAACAAAGGGAAAGTCGTTCATGTTAAGTCAGTGATGCTATCAAAATAA
- a CDS encoding YkgJ family cysteine cluster protein: MTIELINLPDPEITCATCQACCCRLQVLIISETGVPEEYIEVADWGGDVMRRLDDGWCAALDRETKMCTIYENRPWVCREFEMGSYECKIERAEGM; the protein is encoded by the coding sequence ATGACAATAGAATTAATCAACCTCCCCGATCCTGAAATAACCTGTGCAACCTGTCAGGCTTGTTGCTGTAGACTTCAAGTGCTTATTATCTCTGAAACAGGTGTACCGGAAGAATATATAGAAGTGGCAGATTGGGGCGGAGATGTAATGCGCCGTTTAGATGATGGCTGGTGTGCTGCATTAGATCGTGAAACAAAAATGTGTACTATCTACGAAAATCGCCCTTGGGTATGTAGAGAGTTTGAGATGGGCTCCTACGAGTGTAAAATAGAACGTGCCGAAGGTATGTAA
- a CDS encoding alkene reductase — MTDNLFQTVTLNETITLQNRILMAPLTRSMADEKLVPTQAMAVYYARRAEAGLIISEAVIIRPDAQGYPNTPGLFTPAQINGWKVVTDAVHQAGGKIFAQLWHTGRVAHSHFFDQSGSTQVLAPSAVGVEGSVPRMRELTYQVPKAISHDEIIQLIADYSQAAANAIDAGFDGVEIHGANGYLIDQFLHYDSNRRTDEYGQTAENMARFPLAVVDAITARIGSDRTALRVSPGAYFNMNGDSKDRAVFDYLLAKLEERDLAFLHIGIFDDAMEFDYLGGRVSSYIRSVYSKTLVGVGSYSPETGSKAIAEDKFDLLAIGRPFIANPDYVTRVREGKELVEYSAEMLASLL; from the coding sequence ATGACTGATAACTTATTTCAAACAGTGACTCTTAACGAGACGATCACTTTACAAAATCGTATTCTGATGGCGCCCCTGACGCGTAGTATGGCAGATGAGAAGTTAGTGCCAACTCAGGCTATGGCCGTATATTATGCTCGTCGTGCTGAAGCGGGACTGATCATTTCTGAAGCCGTGATTATTCGCCCTGATGCTCAAGGTTATCCTAATACTCCGGGTTTATTTACCCCTGCTCAAATTAATGGCTGGAAAGTCGTGACGGATGCTGTCCATCAAGCTGGTGGTAAGATATTTGCGCAGCTATGGCATACTGGCCGAGTCGCACACTCTCACTTTTTCGACCAATCAGGTTCAACTCAGGTATTAGCTCCTTCCGCTGTTGGCGTAGAAGGAAGTGTTCCCAGGATGCGTGAGCTTACCTATCAAGTGCCTAAAGCTATAAGCCATGATGAGATAATTCAATTAATTGCCGATTATTCACAAGCTGCAGCCAATGCGATAGATGCAGGTTTTGATGGCGTCGAAATCCATGGCGCTAATGGCTACCTTATTGATCAGTTCCTGCATTATGACAGTAATCGTCGTACAGATGAATATGGTCAAACTGCTGAAAATATGGCTCGTTTCCCACTCGCTGTTGTTGATGCGATTACGGCTCGAATTGGCAGTGACAGAACCGCATTGCGAGTTTCACCTGGTGCTTATTTTAATATGAATGGAGATAGCAAAGACCGCGCAGTGTTCGATTACTTGTTAGCTAAGCTTGAAGAGCGTGATTTGGCTTTTTTACATATAGGCATTTTTGATGACGCTATGGAGTTTGATTACCTTGGCGGGCGCGTGTCTAGCTATATACGCAGTGTTTATAGTAAGACGCTCGTTGGTGTTGGCAGTTACAGCCCTGAAACGGGTAGTAAAGCAATTGCTGAAGATAAATTTGATTTATTAGCGATCGGGAGACCTTTTATTGCCAATCCAGATTATGTTACCCGTGTTCGAGAAGGTAAAGAACTCGTAGAGTATTCAGCTGAAATGCTGGCCAGTTTACTGTAA
- the sodC gene encoding superoxide dismutase family protein — MKTLVGLLCVAVMLFSSSILAQNMTVNMELLSPNGNSKIGTIGLKDSDFGLVLTPNLTSLTPGMHGFHVHQTGSCAAVTKEGKTVLGGAAGGHYDPDNTSKHGLPWSTANHQGDLPPLFVDEEGIAKTAVLGPRLKVKDVQGLSLMVHFGSDNHSDHPEPLGGGGARMACGVIK, encoded by the coding sequence ATGAAAACATTAGTAGGATTGCTCTGTGTGGCTGTGATGTTGTTTTCTAGCAGTATTCTGGCTCAGAATATGACTGTTAACATGGAGCTTTTGAGTCCAAACGGTAATAGTAAGATTGGTACTATTGGATTAAAAGATTCTGATTTTGGACTTGTATTGACTCCTAATCTCACTAGTTTGACACCTGGAATGCACGGTTTTCACGTACATCAGACAGGCAGTTGTGCAGCTGTAACTAAAGAAGGGAAAACCGTTTTAGGCGGCGCTGCTGGTGGCCATTATGATCCAGATAATACGAGTAAACATGGTTTGCCATGGAGTACTGCTAATCATCAAGGTGATCTCCCTCCTTTGTTTGTTGATGAGGAAGGAATTGCCAAAACAGCTGTGCTTGGCCCACGCTTGAAGGTTAAAGACGTTCAAGGTTTATCATTAATGGTACATTTTGGCAGTGATAATCACTCTGACCATCCTGAACCACTTGGCGGCGGTGGTGCTAGAATGGCTTGTGGCGTGATAAAATAA
- a CDS encoding universal stress protein has translation MRTRQILCPTDFSETASHALKYALEMANFYQVSLRLLHVVDQPLGNENYQILAIDPESLAQQMEDAAAEKMQELLCDLKSDLSIETAIRRGFPIEQILADAAEFDAGMIVMASHGRSGLSHFLHTNVAEVIANGATCPVLVVK, from the coding sequence ATGAGAACTCGGCAAATACTCTGCCCAACCGATTTTTCAGAAACGGCATCCCACGCATTAAAATACGCGCTTGAAATGGCTAATTTTTATCAAGTGAGTTTAAGATTGTTACATGTTGTGGATCAGCCCCTTGGTAATGAAAACTATCAAATATTAGCGATCGATCCTGAGTCTCTGGCTCAACAAATGGAGGATGCTGCAGCAGAAAAAATGCAGGAGCTTCTCTGTGATCTTAAAAGCGATCTATCAATTGAAACAGCCATTAGACGAGGCTTTCCTATTGAGCAGATCTTAGCTGATGCGGCTGAATTCGATGCTGGAATGATAGTAATGGCTAGCCATGGTCGGAGTGGTTTGTCCCATTTTTTACATACTAATGTTGCTGAAGTTATTGCTAATGGTGCTACATGTCCTGTTTTGGTTGTCAAATAA
- a CDS encoding LysR family transcriptional regulator, translated as MKLKSIYYFQSTYEQGSITAAARQCFVSQPSITAAISQLEQQLNVELFIRHPGGVRPTSAADKLYPLAKEMSENKQNILNLFNDSPAPIPLRLGLMRSLGAQRMSELLTELTQRIDNIELTLVDPDEPCDARVILSQSTLSSEAFIPIWEDKYQIAIPINWPLAAKPLIEIADLDGLPFINRTPCDALDRLKQTMAIAGVRFQPRANIRTIEYTWPLVCAGIGAALLPEWQEIKHNRDLVLRPIAGEKLIKLIGLAYNTSRVSEPMMTAILSVCRGKL; from the coding sequence GTGAAATTAAAATCAATATACTACTTTCAATCCACCTATGAACAAGGCAGTATTACAGCTGCTGCACGCCAGTGCTTCGTTTCTCAGCCTTCTATAACTGCAGCAATATCACAGCTTGAACAGCAGCTTAATGTTGAACTTTTTATCCGTCACCCTGGGGGGGTACGACCCACATCAGCTGCTGATAAGCTCTACCCTCTGGCAAAGGAAATGAGTGAAAACAAACAAAATATACTGAACTTATTTAACGACTCCCCGGCCCCTATTCCACTTCGTTTAGGCTTAATGCGCTCGCTCGGTGCACAACGCATGAGTGAACTGCTGACCGAACTAACACAAAGAATTGATAATATAGAGTTAACTCTTGTTGACCCTGATGAGCCATGTGATGCTAGAGTCATACTATCTCAGTCAACATTAAGCAGTGAAGCTTTTATTCCTATCTGGGAAGATAAATACCAAATTGCCATTCCAATAAATTGGCCCTTAGCAGCAAAACCATTAATAGAAATTGCAGATCTAGATGGACTTCCTTTCATCAATCGTACACCTTGTGATGCTCTTGATAGACTTAAACAAACCATGGCTATAGCAGGAGTACGATTTCAACCTAGAGCCAACATACGTACCATTGAATACACTTGGCCTTTAGTCTGCGCCGGTATAGGCGCAGCACTGCTTCCTGAATGGCAAGAAATAAAACATAATCGCGATTTAGTACTACGACCTATAGCAGGAGAAAAACTGATCAAATTAATAGGATTAGCTTACAATACAAGTAGAGTCAGTGAGCCGATGATGACCGCAATACTATCAGTCTGTCGAGGTAAGCTTTAA
- a CDS encoding Lrp/AsnC family transcriptional regulator, with translation MIQLDRTDKKILQLMQNNARISNLELADSVGLSPTPCSRRVKRLEESGLIDKHVTLLKPSALGLNLTAMIGISMDRHTPERFDYVEKAVTALPEVLECLIVTGQSADFLLKVVVRDMQHYEQLLLGHITRLEGVTGVHSSFVLREVLKRTALPLG, from the coding sequence ATGATTCAATTAGATCGAACAGACAAAAAAATATTACAATTAATGCAAAATAATGCACGTATCAGTAATTTAGAATTAGCAGATAGTGTCGGTTTATCCCCTACACCTTGTTCTCGTCGTGTCAAACGTCTAGAAGAGTCAGGATTAATAGACAAGCATGTCACCTTACTAAAACCGTCAGCACTTGGCTTAAACCTCACGGCAATGATTGGCATTTCAATGGACAGGCACACTCCGGAGCGTTTTGACTATGTTGAAAAAGCCGTAACCGCATTACCCGAAGTACTAGAATGTTTAATTGTAACGGGCCAATCGGCAGATTTCTTACTCAAAGTCGTCGTACGTGATATGCAACATTATGAGCAATTATTACTCGGGCACATTACTCGATTAGAAGGAGTAACAGGTGTTCATTCAAGCTTTGTATTACGAGAAGTATTAAAAAGGACTGCTCTGCCGCTGGGTTAA